In Megalobrama amblycephala isolate DHTTF-2021 linkage group LG10, ASM1881202v1, whole genome shotgun sequence, one DNA window encodes the following:
- the LOC125277480 gene encoding uncharacterized protein LOC125277480: MPSLPFLNIFGRQLTQMSIVTSVPMTFSLVGLQAVMDVKFSCPCKAYWNMPITAFIFIVPAFFAFIIMFILLRPIPFKYSCSQKQNNIEASRRNKDCEETSQGHDNKETPQEHLKYCIKCRVKTFLVCLIPSLVWICIFLIDGDYIACGFTNWNGRYACDKELHPYCLNWCKPTELSSEKNETKCYERTRELIYISKISGYVLALIFCIITIILVTFDWDGSLISKSSSTGSSTSAEPNTDKSNKDKSDNLPMRSIGSTPEQSKSLIPRQGGRGEGKKEEEEEEEEEGNKEE, from the exons ATGCCTTCTTTAccgtttttaaatatatttggcAGACAGCTGACCCAAATGAGTATTGTGACCTCAGTTCCAATGACCTTTTCATTAGTGGGTTTGCAGGCAGTTATGGATGTAAAATTTTCATGCCCATGCAAAGCTTACTGGAACATGCCTATAACAGCTTTCATCTTCATCGTTCCAGCTTTCTTTGCTTTCATTATAATGTTCATATTGTTAAGGCCTATTCCATTTAAATATAGCTgttctcaaaaacaaaacaacattgaaGCATCTCGAAGAAATAAAGACTGTGAAGAAACATCTCAAGGACATGACAACAAAGAAACACCTCAAGAACATCTCAAGTACTGTATAAAATGTCGTGTTAAAActtttttagtttgtttgaTTCCTAGTCTTGTGTGGATctgtatatttttaattgatgGTGATTATATTGCATGTGGATTCACAAACTGGAATGGACGCTATGCCTGTGATAAAGAACTGCATCCATATTGTCTGAATTGGTGCAAACCCACTGAATTAAGCtcagaaaaaaatgagactAAATGTTACGAGAGAACACGGGAGTTGATATATATATCAAAG atttcaGGATATGTTCTGGCACTTATCTTCTGTATCATAACAATTATTTTGGTGACTTTTGACTGGGACGGAAGTCTAATATCAAAGAGCAGCAGTACTGGAAGCAGCACCTCAGCAGAGCCAAACACAGATAAGAGCAACAAGGACAAGTCAGACAACCTTCCGATGAGAAGCATTGGAAGCACACCTGAGCAAAGCAAGTCCCTTATTCCCCGCcaaggaggaagaggagagggcaagaaagaggaagaggaggaagaggaggaggagggaaaTAAAGAGGAatag